The Deltaproteobacteria bacterium genome window below encodes:
- a CDS encoding aspartate carbamoyltransferase catalytic subunit: MSLSVRHLLSVKDLTKKDVDLILKTAENLQEISKRPVKKVPALRGKTIPLCFFEPSTRTRASFEIAAKRLSADPIQISSFGNSLSKGESLLDTVKNLEAMDPDVLVIRHPHSGMPHLMAKEVSCPVINAGDGINEHPTQALLDLMTILQVKKKIQGLHVAIIGDILNSRVARSNIILLTKMGAKVHVAGPASMIPAGVEQYGVQVVNDIREVIPKADVIMMLRIQRERESASLFPSLREYARFFGLNKNNMKEAKKDVVIMHPGPVNRGVEIAPEVADGPHSIILDQVTNGVAVRMALLYLMCGEGERKIKY, encoded by the coding sequence ATGAGCCTTTCCGTGCGACATCTTCTAAGCGTTAAAGACCTCACCAAAAAAGATGTCGATTTGATTTTAAAAACGGCAGAAAATCTTCAGGAAATTTCAAAACGTCCCGTTAAAAAAGTTCCGGCACTGCGCGGCAAAACAATTCCACTTTGTTTTTTTGAACCTTCCACGCGCACGCGCGCCTCGTTTGAAATTGCGGCCAAGCGCCTGAGTGCTGATCCAATCCAGATTTCCTCTTTTGGAAATTCTTTGAGCAAGGGAGAAAGCCTTCTGGATACGGTGAAAAATCTGGAGGCAATGGATCCCGACGTTTTGGTGATTCGCCATCCGCATTCTGGGATGCCCCATTTGATGGCGAAAGAAGTTTCCTGTCCCGTAATCAACGCGGGGGATGGAATCAATGAACATCCAACGCAAGCTCTTCTTGATTTGATGACGATTCTTCAGGTGAAGAAAAAAATTCAGGGGCTCCATGTTGCCATCATCGGTGACATTTTAAATTCGCGTGTCGCCCGTTCTAATATTATCTTGTTAACAAAAATGGGGGCGAAGGTTCATGTGGCGGGACCCGCTTCGATGATTCCCGCCGGTGTGGAACAATACGGCGTTCAGGTTGTCAACGATATTCGGGAGGTCATTCCCAAAGCCGATGTGATTATGATGTTGCGCATTCAAAGAGAAAGAGAATCCGCCTCTCTTTTTCCATCGCTCCGAGAATATGCCCGTTTTTTCGGGCTCAACAAAAACAATATGAAAGAAGCAAAAAAAGATGTGGTCATCATGCATCCGGGTCCGGTTAATCGCGGTGTGGAAATCGCGCCGGAAGTAGCCGATGGTCCTCACTCGATTATTCTGGATCAGGTGACAAACGGCGTTGCGGTGCGCATGGCGTTGTTATATTTAATGTGCGGAGAGGGGGAAAGGAAAATTAAATATTAA